The DNA segment aaagaacaaaaatgagtccggccTCCTATTTTATAGTTCATTGTGTTTGTCAGAACTGAATGCCGCCGTCTCCATTCAGCGCGGTTGAATGGACTATAGACCGAATTTTGCctagttaatttatttgcatgatTGACTGCCTGATCGAAGTAGCATCTATTGGCCATGcgcataaagtgcctgatggtcggcatatcggtgcccacgtggaggttgcgctTACGAATGTACGACGGGGTACCGAGTGCGAGTCTTAGAAATTTGTTCTGCAAGTCCTGCAGACGCTGAAGTCGAGCAGACGGAATATGAGTAAACGCGGGCGACGCGTGTGTCATAATTGGCCTAACTTACGTGGTAAAGATCCGAATCATGGTACGGGTGAACATTTTACTGCTTTCGACATTAATATTAACTTCAACAAGATGGTCGTGGCCTACGGGAATGTTCGTGAGAGATCAGTGAGACTTTAGACTGGAGGTTAACACTTTCGCTTTCCCATCGTCATCAAATTATGGGTTCAAATTATTCGGACGATTAAGCAGAGGAATGGGGCCACATTGGTTCTATTCAGCTAAGGACATAGCTTCCAAAAGACCTGTAGGGTCGGTTCCGATAAATGATTATTCCGTCTCGAATCGACGATATCTTGAACGCGACGTTTGGCCTCTCGATGAGGGATCGCGCAAGACGTCGTCGTTATGAGGTGGGATCAGTCGCACAGGCTTTAAGTGAAGCATTGCACCTCCTCACCACACACCTTATGTCGCTGGGACGTTGAATAAAAACTTACAGcgaattttactttatttacaagTTAATCTCACGACAAGCTTTTATCTCTAcacagtataaaacaaagtttgattcacataaaagtttattccatatttttaggaattaaacttaaactttattaataagaCAATTAATAACCGAAGGAATAATGGAAAAACAGCTGCACTGAAAGTGATGGTCATGTTACTAAAAAGTCTTATTGTAGTTAGTTGTacaattatttctaatatataaatgtattatacttttacattgtttttaatatatgtcgTGTATCTTAGGTTGGTTGGGCTTGGTTTTtcataattccttctgtgttatagtttatacaacataaatctatatactattatataaagctgaagagtttgtttgtttgaacgcgctaatctcaggaactaccggtccaaactgaaaaattctttttgcgttggatagctctttgttcgtggagtgctacaggctatatatcatcacgctatactcaataggagcggagcagtaatggctaatctcaggaactaccggttcgaacagAAACATtcttttgtattggatagcttttgttcctggagtgctataggctatatatcatcacgctatgaccaataggagcggagcagtaatgaaacatgttgcaaaaacggggaaaatttataagttttgagagcttccgttgcgtgcgctgcgtaaacggttaaagttatgcaataatgatgtatgacgtgattgttcctcttaaaaagttctacaaaaatatattataaaacaaagtcccccgctgcatccgtctgcctgaacgtgtaaaactcaaaaactacccgacgtattaagatgaaatttggtattgagaccGTTTgtgaccctgggaagaacataggctcccgggaaaatatatagcgtgactttaaTAACGGAAATCTTtcgcccgaaaaactttataacgcaagcggagccgcgggcaaaagctagtatttaataactatatacATTCtgcctttattgttttaatgtcacacctcatgtctcaggatggcgagcgcagtggaataccaaacaatactttgtaatacaaggtgttgtggtgtctctactgtttatgggaggtcatatcgtttactatcaggcgaacggcaagctcgtctcgtcattcaaagcaataaaaaaataaaaataaacgaaatgcttttttttaaatgtttgatactataattatttaaaaaaaaatgtaattaagatTCAGTAGCACGATTAGACCCGAATAATTCGAACCCAGCATCATCATTTGATAGCCCCACAATCACAAAATTTCAGACCCATTAGACCAACAAAATTTCTGGGCATTACCATGGTAAAGGTAAATCAAGAAGACCGAAGTCTTGTCTTCTATGGTGGCCATCATGTTCTCCACTATACTATTGATGTAAGTTAAGACTTGATTCCGTTAACTCTTACTGTTCACTTGGGCAACAGTACACCATCACCTTAAGGGATTTCGCGCAAATGTCAGATTATTCGTATTTTTCTCAGCAAACCCTTTAATTGGATACCCATATTATTGGAGtgcgtaaaaaataatcagtccGCTATCTTGGGCAGTCCGCCTTGGTGGATTTAGTGTAATgtcgttttaatttattatactgttGAGTATTCGGAATACGTAAGCTTGAGAATGATTCTGCATGAGTCAATGTTTATTACTACTTAAATATGATAAGATACATGATTTTATATAGtagatatacacatatacacatacttAATTAGATAgatccataaaaataataaacggtaaatttttttgtatattttttttattttgtaatattgtataaatgttaCACTTATTTACAaaggataaaaagtaaaataaaataattacatagctCTGCTTGTCTTTACTATAGACCCTATGGTCTATTCCGATGTTTGTGGATTTTCATTGGTTTACCTTTATAAAGAACCAACACAAaggattaaaaattttatttttacaaattttatttgtaatttgttcaATATAAGTCAAATCATATCATTACACTTAATTTCATCAATTCGGTCTTATCGTGCTATTTTTCTACTGTGCCCACtagtaattaaattgtttcttgCATCATATTGCGACTGTTGTAATGTATATTAAAGTTGTGGATAATGTACATATTGTAGTACTTATTAATAGTGTGCATCTGCATCCTGTGATTCCTGTTTCTAATACTATGTGGCCCCATAACTAATTCGGTATCCGTGCACATTCCCACTCCGGCGTTCAAATACGAAGTAGGCACTTGAGTTGTTGTAAAGGGCTTTATATATATCTTCGTCTATAGCTTCTACTTCATCATCTGAGTGGTGGTGGTTGTGGCGCATTGGTGGAGAAATGACAATTAATGATATCTAAACCAATCGTCCCCTGGTAATCTACTTTTTGCTTGCCGACACCCAGAGTTCTAAGAAACTTCCAGATGTGAGCATGAGAAGAGCAAGAAATACTGCTAAGAATGTGACGGCGTTTAGCATTGCGTATCATCTGATTACACCGATTTGACACTTGTTTGAAGTAACTCCGATTTTCCTTCGACCTGTCTCCTCTACATTTATGGCAGGCACGGTTCCTACGTAAAGGCGGTGGCGATCAATGTGCAGGGCCAGGCGCTTCCAAGGAGGAAGCAGCGACCGGTCCCTGCATGTTTCGGGGTGTTTCCACGGAAGCAGCGACCCTCTGTTTTGAATTGCCGGACGTTTCGTTAGAAGCAGCAACCAGCTTGTTGGTCTTAGATATACTCTCTTTCGACATTATGAGTATATGTGCGATTTCATTCCCCGTGGCGTCCCACCCTCCTGGAAGCCTGCAGATGGAGATGCTCATTCGAGCATCAGGACCTATCATATGGAGTATAAGATCCAGGGTCCGTGATGCAGCGAGACTGCGTGGTGCGAGGGGTGCTAATGCtaattcacagaaatggctcatagatgtattggaatcaattattaagattaaatctgtataacatcgcattagtatcaactgttatggtgttataatatatgtataaataataaagtaaataaaataaataaataaaataaaaccacccAAGCCAAAAGGTAGTACACATTTGATTACTGTTTATTTGCGACCATAGATTAGAGTGTACTTTTCGTATTAGGtcggttattaaaatatattgtgatgagtttgtttgtaagAGGCCCTTAACCTGTTATATACGACCTTATTGTAACTAACTAATATTAAAGATTGCATTGTAAGTTACCATACATGGAATggaaaaaagttaaatgaacTGAAACTGGctactaaaaaaataactaaaagcCCCTAATTAAGACAATTATGTCTAGGGTACAATCTTACCGTAGCCGATGATGTAATGATGTCGTATGAATTGCATCAACTAGATACTATGTTAACTTTAATGCTATATTAAGAATCTACGTTAGGACAATAcagataagataatatttttatttaagccaCGCCACGCACATTATGGAAACAATTGTCAGTATTACATTGTATCGCAGCGCGAAACATGTCGGAACACGAACAAATTCTCATCGAGCTTCTGAACAAGATAGTGGCTGAGCAAGCGCTCGTCGCCCCTCAAGTGAAGATACAGCCCATCAGCAGCGGCGGAGCCAACTTCACCACCCAGCTGTTGCAGGTGACCATCAGCCACGGAGACGATGAGCTGAAACTGTTCGCGAAAGTGGCAGCCGTCGGAGAAAAATTCAGGCAAGAACTTCCAGGTTTCCGGATGTTTGAAGCAGAAAACGATTTTTACACCAAactcataaaattttacgaaaacCTTCAAGAGAAGCACAATGTGCCGCAGGACAAGCGGTTTGTAGCGCCGAAGTGTTACGGATGCAGCAGCAAGCTGTATGAAGAAGTCATCGTGTTGGAGGACTTGTCGGCACAAGGGTTCACAGTGTACGACAGGATGAAGTCGGTGGATTGGGACTACGCCTCTAAGGCTGTGGAAGAAATCGCTAAGTTTCACGCTCTGTCTGTCGCATTTGAGAAAGAAAACAAggaagaatttaataaatacgtgGAAACTTTAACGTTTTCATGGGATACAGAAAATACTGAATATTTCAACGATATCATTGACAAGGGAATTAATATGGTCAAGGAAGAAAAAAGAAGCAGAGTAGAAGCATTCATAGCATCTATTGAGATGGTGGATAACgatgatattttaaaaccgGTGAAACTACAGAGTCAGCAACCAAATGTACAGGGTGAACGCGGTGAGTACCTACACCTACCAACGAGGTTTACaaaaaggaattattatttGTCCTATTAGCAAAAACAAGAGACTAAGTTACATTATTACAAACTCTTCCTGCGCAAACATTATAGATATGCTTATAAGTATTACAAGTTCTAGAAGACTCTTAAATGacttatccttacatattatgaaataaactcCTTCGCAGTGTCAGTCAAACAAAAgctggtttaaaataaatttgtactcTTCAACTATTAAGCTATTTTATGGATCACCTCAGGTTTCATCATacgtttatttttgaataaacgtGTCAGGTAATGTTAGGAGTTTGCGACATAATCGCATGGCCTGATCTAACTATTTGGCTGCTCcgagcaaaaataatatttatttatttcattttagcaaggcttacagactaatttacaattatacaacaatatattctaacaaattGCTGACAATAAGCCTCCACCTAAagataacttaaataatattcaccATGCTATACAGTAACACCATTTAAGTCTCATCTCATctgcctacaactgtccactgctaaacataggcctcccctagagcgtgCCATGACCATATAAGTCACGagcttattattaaaaaaaaaacataaaaaacgatGTTTTTGTTTCGCTGCTAAGCatggtaattataaaattatttttatttgccggCCCAACATTTTTCCTGATCTGGGCATTTGCCTGACTGCTCCATTCCCCTTTCTATGTGCtctgattaataaaaatgacgAAAATGGtttcaatatgtatttttaggaTGGAGGCATGGaagtaaaaattatagattACCAGACCATTCGGGGCGCGTCTCCGGCTGTCGATCTGCTTTACTTTATCTTCTCCGGCACCGACAAGAAGTTCCGCGACCAGTACTACGAACAGCTCCTGGACCACTACTACAAGGAGCTCAGCCTAGCCATGAAGAGACTGGCTCTCAACCCTGATGAGATCTATCCGAGGGAGGACTTCGACTTTGAATATAACTCGGTGAGTTACgacaattttatagtttttttatacatagcATGTGCGTGCGATCAGGCACGAAAAGAAACACGACACGGACTACTTTGCCCATTACGGCGTATCATACCCGTGGATACGTTTTACTGACCGTAGGATCGTCGCATGCACGGTGCGTTGCGGCAGCGGCAAAATATTCTCGCCAACAATTGTTAACGCTCCGTGCATGGCACGCGACGGTATTGGTCGGTGTTGGGACGATCTAGTGTGCATGGCTTCATactattcaatacaaataatattttatgcctgACTCGTTTCTAGCCTGGCCATAGTGTGAAACGGTTTAGAGAGCAGATTCCAATAGTGTgatctcaacataatattaaaaccgagcAACCGATGAGAACTGGTTCATCAGGCGCGGCAACCAGTATTGTTAAAGGTTTTTTCATTCAGAGGAACACACATTGTGTGAATTTAACTTAAAACCAATTTAACTATTACAAAAGTGAACTAAGATGTTCGAAACAAGCAACGATGATTGAAATCATCTAAGAAAATTATAGTTTGAAATAAGTATCGAGATAGCTAGAGTGCTGTGGTCGCAACGCGTTATAATATAGTATCACCACTAAACTTCTATCAGGATTAAAATAACACGTAGTGCTCTAATACGGTGTAGGAAGGTGTTCTCAAGGGTGGTAATTAAAACACAGGGTTCGGAGGACAACCATATACACATACAAAACAACATAAAACGggctattacaataaaattatccatACGACGTCGGCGCGCGCGCGTGTTCCGGTCTCGAGTGTCGTCGCCGGACGCTAGCGGTGGGACGGGACGGGAACGAGGCATGGTGCATACGCTCGGTTAGGACAATGCTATAAGCCGGGTGTAGATGTATGCAACTTTCGTTCGCGTTACAcacgtatttatttttcgatacttatgtacaaaacatttcattttacatacatacatacatacataacatcacgcattttatcccccgaaggcggtatgtagaggcgcaactagggcacccacttttcgccaagtatgttccgtcccatgatgtgatagggggcgagcctatcgccatatcgggcacaaattccagactctgggctgataccgagcagaaaaacccaaatatcactttgcccgacccgggattcgaacccaggacctcagagcgctattgtaccggacgtgcaatacaactacgccaccgaggcagtcagtttactattttatttttatcgtatcACCATGCGTatgcattaaaatatcttaatccTTTTAACGATAACACGTCGATTTATTTTCGTCATATAAGCATgtgaattgtaaaaattatgacCGCCTTGATGGCTTAGTtttattacggtatgactgcagttttgagatctcgggttcgattccccggGGTTGGGCAAAGTGTCCGGAGTCATACACACGGGGGAGAGTCAGTGTACAAGTTGCGCCTCGGTCTACCGCTTTGGGTATATAAAacgtgagtatgtgtgtgtgtataataaggtaataaaattCACAGAAACTTCCATTCGGGTTGACCCTGGCGATGACGATGTTGCCGCTGATCACCGTAGACGAGGAGAACGCACCCAAAGTGGACAAGGACTTGGGCTTGCACAGCTTCGTGGTGAACAACACGAGCGACATCCTCCGCGATAGAATCAACGAAGTTGTCGACGACTTTATTCGCTGGGGACTTGTGTAAAAACATTAACACATCGAGGATCGCCAGATGTTACCGGTGACGCTAGATGGCGCCACGGGAGTTTGAGTAACTACAAGTGCCGCGTGCGCAGCTACTCATAATGTCTGACTGTCGTCTAGAAAAAGGAATACGAAcacgtattttttgttttccctTATGGATGTAatagtcaatataaaaataatatatttttgtacgctGACGCGACAACAAAGcatgatgaaaaatatatttttcaataacactTGTAAACTACCtatgcttataaataaataattttatttgattttgggtattttattggtactatattttaattaatggatgATCGTAGTACAAATGAATGCTAATAACAAAAAAGCGGCAAACAGACTTCTATCCATCATAAAagcattgaattaaaatataaaataaaacggtaaaaaaattttttaagttaaacggttttatattgcagataaatgtactaaaagctaaaaaataatttcatggataCAGTCATGGGtaccaatatgtatacattgttatattttcaaaataaagtaactcgtaacctactcactttctggaaatatctatggtcacataaattcctaaaaatgcAAATTCAAAACGGCAGAATTGTGGTCGTTGACTTGTTGGTTTGTGGGGTACACTCTCAACGCCTTGTCTATTGAAAAGTCATCACTTGTGTTTTCAAGAAGTCTTCccattaaaatactaaaatgatgGACAGTTAGCTCACCGACTCTTAAAGcatttaatatatcaataaacgTGTGATCACCTTGCTGACGCATATTTACAGTTAGCTCACACAGTGTCAATAAACGCCAGAGATGTGTAGCTGGTTGGAGATATTCTGGCTGTTTGAATACAGGCGTTTCAGATTGTTTAATAGGAGGCAGTTGTAAAAGATCACCAAAGAATAATACGTTTACTCCTCCAAAGAACTCATCTTCACAGTTCTTAATTTGCCTTAATCATGCGTCCATCATGCACAACATTTGGTAGGACACCATGGAAATTTCGTCGACAATCAGAAATTCTGTCTCGTGCCACTGTCACCTCATTATTCGCAAATAGTTTCCTGAGAGTGGTGACCACTACCCTAATGCCATACACTTCTCGGCGCGCTTTTACCTTTTACCTTAACTTGGGTGGTGTACCCCTAGCGAGGTATCATTTTTAGCCACCCTAACGCCACACAGTCCTCGACAGGATACCAGATCTTGACTTGGGTGGGCcattcatattgtaattttgtatagtatacTGTATAATACTTACCAAGCCCTTTATTTTGATACCCATAATGATGGGAttgaaaactacattatccgccattttgtagcagtggccatctttgattttgattttgtatagtgcACTGAATTCTACTTGACAAGCCCTTTCATTTGATACCCATATTGATGGAATTGAAAAAAACTAAGTTGTCCGCCTTCTTGTAGCGGCGGCCATCTTggattcacaataatattgaatatggatGATGGTATTCTCACCAGAATCAAAGgcgtataccaaatttcatatcaATCAGGTAACGGGAAGAGggttaaatttcaattactaaattTGACCCAAACAAACAATCGGGGTGAgctaaataaaaccgtttaataaTAAGCTGTTGATGTAAAGAAACTTTAATTTATACTATGTAAAACGAAAAGCATGACGCCAAATTCACTTTAGTCAAGATCGAATTACTCGTAATGATCATAGTATTTTCACAAGTAAATCTCGCGCGAAACTCGTATCTCTACAAAGTACAGAATAAAGTTTGATTCATAGTGATTTCTTAAgtctacgcgaatgttagacatttaaattaaagtattttacggattttatctcggttttcgATTCGTTTCGATTCGGTTATCGCGTTTcgcaataaaatagtttaatttaaagtttgattcattaaaagtttatttttcctttatgagcatttaaataaaagcttgtttttaaccattatatttttattattattttttaatattataattcagtaGCAAGATTTTGACCTGAATAATTGGAAACAAGCATCATAATCGGCGACTTTAAAAACCCCAGGATAATAAAATTTCTGACTAATTAGACCAAATCGAT comes from the Manduca sexta isolate Smith_Timp_Sample1 chromosome 16, JHU_Msex_v1.0, whole genome shotgun sequence genome and includes:
- the LOC119189501 gene encoding uncharacterized protein LOC119189501, whose amino-acid sequence is MYRVNADGGMEVKIIDYQTIRGASPAVDLLYFIFSGTDKKFRDQYYEQLLDHYYKELSLAMKRLALNPDEIYPREDFDFEYNSKLPFGLTLAMTMLPLITVDEENAPKVDKDLGLHSFVVNNTSDILRDRINEVVDDFIRWGLV
- the LOC119189508 gene encoding uncharacterized protein LOC119189508; this encodes MSEHEQILIELLNKIVAEQALVAPQVKIQPISSGGANFTTQLLQVTISHGDDELKLFAKVAAVGEKFRQELPGFRMFEAENDFYTKLIKFYENLQEKHNVPQDKRFVAPKCYGCSSKLYEEVIVLEDLSAQGFTVYDRMKSVDWDYASKAVEEIAKFHALKKKEAE